From Nguyenibacter vanlangensis, one genomic window encodes:
- a CDS encoding GntR family transcriptional regulator translates to MKERHPPAPPAEDSPGEPRGHYSGEELYVALRRDLISNRTPGGTILQESDIAHRYDVSRTPVREALQRLHQDNLIERKGRFYMVVQPHVDRIRELYEFREAIEASTVVLCCRRASDADLAHIVHLVDEQYRAAGEKRFHDYERFDALFHVAIAKGGDNRLLARQLEVSYDQIWFSRVGHLISIPEYSVDATIAGHRRIVDALVRRDEGVARAEMISHLRSAIELTERASPRSKRAGKRRAS, encoded by the coding sequence GCCGAGGACAGCCCGGGCGAACCGCGCGGCCATTACAGCGGCGAGGAACTCTATGTCGCGCTGCGCCGGGACCTGATCAGCAACCGCACGCCCGGCGGTACGATCCTTCAGGAAAGCGATATCGCCCACCGCTACGACGTCAGCCGGACCCCCGTGCGCGAGGCGCTGCAGAGGCTGCACCAGGACAATCTGATCGAGCGCAAGGGCCGGTTCTACATGGTGGTCCAGCCGCATGTGGACCGGATCCGGGAGCTGTATGAATTCCGCGAGGCGATCGAGGCGAGTACCGTGGTGCTGTGCTGCCGCCGCGCCAGCGATGCGGACCTGGCGCACATCGTCCATCTGGTGGACGAGCAGTACAGGGCCGCCGGCGAAAAGCGGTTCCATGATTATGAACGGTTCGACGCCCTGTTTCATGTCGCGATCGCCAAGGGCGGCGACAACAGGCTGCTGGCCCGCCAGTTGGAAGTCAGCTACGACCAGATCTGGTTTTCCCGGGTGGGGCATCTGATTTCGATCCCGGAATATTCCGTCGATGCCACGATCGCGGGGCATCGCCGCATCGTCGATGCCCTGGTCCGGCGCGACGAGGGCGTTGCCAGGGCCGAGATGATCAGCCACCTGCGCAGCGCGATCGAACTGACCGAACGTGCCTCGCCACGCAGCAAGCGCGCGGGGAAGCGACGCGCATCGTGA
- a CDS encoding helix-turn-helix domain-containing protein, producing MTCRVGFLLVPRFSALGFLCAAEPLRVANRLAGQALYQWDVLSLDGRPAVASNAMRIEAARSLADAARADAPALDWLVVCAGFSPLAGLARAHDRALRVLARRGVQMGGIDTGAFLLARAGLGQDTPMTMHWEARPAFVEAFPDWRASDELFEDHGGIFTGAGGTASIDLMLARIAAARGAGFARRVSEQCIHTVIRRPDAAQKAPQRGRSPAHNRRLARVVALMEQTTDRRLGVGELTAIAHCSERHLERVFHHAFGWGMAAHHRKLRLARARTILRETDLPVTEIAAATGFESRSGFSRAYRDEFGVPPAADRIEP from the coding sequence ATGACGTGCCGCGTCGGTTTCCTGCTGGTTCCCCGCTTTTCCGCGCTGGGGTTTCTCTGCGCGGCGGAACCGTTGCGCGTGGCCAACCGGCTGGCCGGGCAGGCGCTCTATCAATGGGACGTTCTCTCGCTCGATGGCCGGCCCGCCGTGGCGTCCAACGCGATGCGGATCGAGGCGGCGCGGTCGCTGGCGGACGCGGCCCGCGCCGACGCGCCGGCCCTGGACTGGCTGGTGGTCTGCGCCGGGTTCTCGCCGCTGGCGGGGCTGGCGCGCGCGCACGACCGGGCACTGCGCGTCCTGGCCCGGCGCGGCGTCCAGATGGGCGGGATCGATACCGGCGCCTTCCTGCTGGCGCGGGCCGGGCTGGGGCAAGACACGCCGATGACGATGCATTGGGAGGCACGGCCGGCCTTCGTCGAGGCATTTCCGGACTGGCGTGCGTCAGACGAATTGTTCGAGGATCATGGCGGCATCTTCACCGGCGCGGGGGGAACGGCATCGATCGACCTGATGCTGGCGCGTATCGCCGCCGCGCGGGGCGCCGGTTTCGCGCGCCGGGTGTCGGAACAATGCATCCATACGGTCATCCGCCGGCCCGACGCGGCGCAGAAGGCGCCGCAGCGCGGGCGGTCGCCCGCCCATAATCGGCGGCTGGCGCGGGTGGTCGCGCTGATGGAGCAGACGACCGACCGCCGCCTGGGCGTCGGGGAACTGACCGCGATCGCCCACTGCTCCGAACGGCACCTGGAGCGGGTGTTCCATCACGCGTTCGGCTGGGGAATGGCGGCGCATCACCGCAAGCTGCGCCTGGCCAGGGCACGCACGATATTGCGCGAGACCGACCTGCCGGTGACCGAAATCGCCGCCGCGACGGGCTTCGAAAGCCGATCGGGCTTCTCGCGCGCCTATCGCGACGAATTCGGCGTCCCGCCCGCCGCCGACCGGATCGAACCGTGA
- a CDS encoding 3-keto-5-aminohexanoate cleavage protein: protein MKTSLFITCAVTGAGDTAASHPGLPITPKQIAAAAIDAAKAGAAVAHIHVRDPETGKAARDIALYREVVERIRDADTDVIINLTAGMGGDLVLGGGESPLPPDATGTDMAGPTERLAHVAELLPEICTLDCGTMNFSLGDYVMVNTPSILRDMARQVRALGVRPELEVFDTGHLVFVKQMFREGLLDAPLMIQLCMGVPYGAPNDLLTLHAMVNALPADCVYSMFSLGRFQLPYVGLAPMVGANIRVGLEDNLYLSRGELASNAQLVDRAATILGAMNVEILGPQAVRGLLGLTKRG, encoded by the coding sequence ATGAAAACCAGCCTGTTCATCACCTGCGCGGTCACGGGGGCCGGGGACACGGCGGCCAGCCATCCCGGGTTGCCGATCACGCCGAAACAGATCGCCGCCGCCGCGATCGACGCGGCCAAGGCAGGGGCCGCCGTGGCGCATATCCATGTGCGCGATCCCGAAACGGGCAAGGCGGCGCGCGACATTGCATTATACCGCGAGGTCGTCGAGCGCATCCGCGACGCCGATACCGACGTGATCATCAACCTGACCGCCGGCATGGGCGGAGACCTGGTGCTGGGCGGCGGCGAGTCCCCGCTGCCGCCCGACGCCACGGGGACGGACATGGCCGGCCCGACCGAACGCCTGGCGCACGTGGCCGAACTGCTGCCCGAAATCTGCACGCTGGATTGCGGGACGATGAATTTCTCGCTGGGCGACTACGTCATGGTCAATACGCCGTCGATCCTGCGGGACATGGCGCGGCAGGTCCGGGCGCTGGGCGTGCGGCCGGAACTGGAAGTGTTCGATACCGGCCATCTGGTGTTCGTGAAACAGATGTTCAGGGAAGGATTGCTGGACGCGCCGCTGATGATCCAGCTCTGCATGGGTGTGCCCTATGGCGCGCCCAACGACCTGCTGACCCTGCATGCCATGGTCAATGCGCTGCCGGCGGACTGCGTCTACAGCATGTTTTCGCTCGGCCGCTTCCAACTGCCTTATGTCGGGCTGGCGCCGATGGTCGGCGCGAACATCCGGGTGGGGCTGGAGGACAATCTCTATCTCTCGCGCGGCGAACTGGCCAGCAATGCGCAGCTTGTCGACCGGGCGGCGACGATCCTGGGCGCGATGAATGTCGAGATCCTGGGACCGCAGGCGGTGCGCGGGCTGCTCGGGCTGACGAAACGGGGATGA
- a CDS encoding carnitine 3-dehydrogenase: MSGQDMNGQDFGPKRCGLVGGGVIGAGWAARFVLNGRDAVLYDPSPDARARAEAVLGMARAAWAGLLPGALPPEGRLHIAATLEEALEGADFVQESLPEIQTLKCDVLERIDALLPAAVPIASSTSGLLPTRLQARLRHPERFVVGHPFNPVYLLPLVEICGGARTSEDTKARVAAFYRAIGMQVLHVRKEVDGFIADRLLEALWREGLWLIEEGVATTAELDDAIRYGAGLRWSFMGTFLTYRLAGGDAGMRHFLAQFGPALQLPWTRLVAPELTDALIDRIAGQSDEQAGGMTVRALERLRDEALVKVIRALATVGPQGYAAGATLNRFAARRADDAQGGQPGADGIPASWHGVVPPEWIDYNGHMTEHRYLQVFGEATDHILDAIGAGPDHVAAGQSFYTVETHLRHLGQALCGMAIMVRTRVLDADGKRLHLFHELTAAGDDAPLATAEQMLIHVDTARARSAPIPQAVAGAIAALRTAHSALPVPEGAGRAIAMPRRS, encoded by the coding sequence ATGAGCGGACAGGATATGAACGGACAGGATTTTGGCCCGAAACGCTGCGGGCTGGTCGGCGGCGGCGTGATCGGCGCCGGCTGGGCCGCGCGCTTCGTGCTGAACGGACGCGACGCCGTCCTTTATGATCCCAGCCCGGACGCCCGTGCCCGCGCCGAAGCCGTTCTGGGCATGGCACGCGCGGCCTGGGCCGGGCTGCTGCCCGGCGCCCTGCCGCCGGAAGGACGGCTGCATATCGCCGCGACGCTGGAAGAGGCGTTGGAGGGCGCCGATTTCGTCCAGGAAAGCCTGCCGGAAATCCAGACGCTGAAATGCGACGTGCTGGAGCGGATCGACGCCCTGCTGCCCGCCGCCGTGCCGATCGCCTCGTCGACCTCCGGACTGTTGCCCACGCGGCTGCAGGCGCGGCTGCGCCATCCCGAACGCTTCGTGGTCGGTCATCCGTTCAACCCCGTCTATCTGCTGCCGCTTGTGGAAATCTGCGGCGGCGCGCGGACGTCGGAGGACACCAAGGCCAGGGTCGCGGCCTTCTATCGCGCCATCGGCATGCAGGTCCTGCATGTGCGCAAGGAAGTGGACGGTTTCATAGCCGACCGTCTGCTCGAAGCGCTGTGGCGCGAGGGGCTGTGGCTGATCGAGGAGGGCGTCGCGACGACGGCGGAACTGGACGACGCGATCCGGTACGGCGCCGGGTTGCGCTGGTCCTTCATGGGGACGTTCCTGACCTATCGCCTGGCCGGCGGCGATGCGGGGATGCGGCATTTCCTGGCCCAGTTCGGGCCGGCGCTGCAACTGCCCTGGACCAGGCTGGTCGCCCCCGAACTGACCGACGCGCTGATCGACCGCATCGCCGGCCAGTCGGACGAGCAGGCGGGCGGCATGACGGTTCGCGCATTGGAGCGCCTGCGCGACGAGGCGCTGGTCAAGGTCATCCGCGCGCTGGCGACCGTCGGTCCGCAGGGTTATGCGGCGGGCGCAACGCTGAACCGTTTCGCCGCCCGCCGCGCGGACGATGCGCAGGGCGGCCAGCCGGGGGCGGACGGCATACCGGCAAGCTGGCACGGCGTCGTGCCGCCGGAATGGATCGATTATAACGGCCATATGACCGAACACCGGTATCTTCAGGTGTTCGGCGAGGCGACCGACCACATCCTGGACGCCATCGGCGCCGGCCCGGACCATGTCGCGGCCGGACAGAGTTTCTACACCGTCGAGACCCATCTCCGGCATCTGGGCCAGGCGCTTTGCGGCATGGCGATCATGGTCCGGACGCGCGTCCTGGACGCCGACGGCAAGCGGCTGCATCTGTTCCACGAGCTGACCGCGGCGGGTGACGACGCGCCCCTGGCCACGGCGGAACAGATGCTGATCCATGTCGATACGGCGCGCGCACGGAGCGCGCCGATCCCGCAGGCCGTCGCCGGCGCCATCGCCGCGCTGCGGACGGCGCACAGCGCGTTGCCGGTCCCCGAGGGGGCCGGACGCGCCATCGCCATGCCGCGCCGGTCATGA
- a CDS encoding alpha/beta hydrolase → MSRASLVRAALAVAGMAPGMATAMLAVPTAAPRAETPAQFDDARRTVSLPDGIDLAFIAIGPEDGRPVILVHGYTDSARDWFPALWAFSPRDRLIIVDLRGHGRSSKPGCCYALVDFAWDIRLLMDHLGLKRADLVGHSLGSLIVQVFAENWPDRVKHVVLVSSTGGPAAAPTPRERAERRAAFDFRTPISRLRDPIDPDSAFMRAWWSSPTPVDPDFIRRQRVDSAHIPAAVWLAVLDQGLTGFDPQPGLARLKAACLLIWGEKDPIMPPEVRRTLIAALPGAQVAIYPGLGHNPFWEQPRAVVGRIDRFLDGP, encoded by the coding sequence ATGAGCCGGGCGAGCCTGGTCCGTGCCGCGCTGGCGGTCGCGGGGATGGCCCCGGGGATGGCCACGGCGATGCTGGCCGTCCCCACGGCGGCGCCCCGTGCCGAAACGCCGGCGCAGTTCGACGATGCCCGGCGGACCGTTTCGCTGCCGGACGGGATCGACCTGGCCTTCATCGCCATCGGGCCGGAGGACGGGCGGCCCGTGATCCTGGTCCATGGCTATACCGACAGCGCGCGGGACTGGTTTCCCGCCCTTTGGGCCTTCTCGCCGCGCGACCGGCTGATCATCGTCGACCTGCGGGGGCATGGACGCTCTTCCAAGCCCGGCTGCTGCTACGCCCTGGTCGATTTCGCCTGGGATATCCGCCTGCTGATGGATCATCTCGGCCTGAAGCGGGCCGACCTGGTCGGTCATTCGCTGGGCAGCCTGATCGTGCAGGTCTTTGCCGAAAACTGGCCCGACCGCGTGAAGCATGTCGTGCTGGTCTCCTCGACCGGCGGGCCGGCCGCCGCGCCCACCCCGCGTGAGCGGGCCGAGCGCAGGGCCGCCTTCGATTTCCGCACCCCCATCAGCCGGCTGCGCGACCCGATCGATCCGGATTCCGCCTTCATGCGCGCCTGGTGGTCGTCTCCGACGCCGGTCGATCCCGATTTCATCCGGCGCCAGCGCGTGGATTCGGCGCATATCCCCGCCGCCGTCTGGCTTGCCGTGCTGGATCAGGGCCTGACCGGATTCGATCCGCAGCCCGGCCTGGCCCGGCTGAAAGCGGCCTGCCTGCTGATCTGGGGCGAAAAGGACCCGATCATGCCGCCGGAGGTCCGCCGCACCCTGATCGCCGCCCTGCCGGGCGCGCAGGTGGCCATTTATCCCGGACTCGGCCACAATCCGTTCTGGGAACAGCCGCGCGCGGTCGTGGGACGGATCGATCGGTTTCTGGACGGCCCCTGA
- a CDS encoding glycine betaine ABC transporter substrate-binding protein has product MRAARALLAGLALLCAPAPAAPAAPPAANPVAANPVADAPSCVPIRLSDVGWTDAEAVTAVAVRLFDALGYRPQAPMLTLTMTYIAMRDRRVDVFLSNWEPSGHLAIAPFLADGSVQRIATNLSGAHYTLAVPDYVWNAGLRDYKDIAAWGRRLGYMIFGLEAGNDGNALVLAIIRGNQFNLGRFRLVESSEQGMLSQLDRDVQSRRPILFLGWEPHPMNMRFPIRYLTGGESVFGPDGGASVHTVIRAGYGAACPNAVRLLSRIHFTIQDENTMMQAIQRDRIDPSIVAWRWLRDHPAAWSGWLDDVVTRDGRPGRPAVAAMLGRRPGG; this is encoded by the coding sequence ATGCGGGCGGCACGCGCCCTGCTGGCCGGCCTGGCGCTCCTGTGTGCCCCGGCGCCCGCGGCACCGGCCGCGCCCCCCGCCGCCAACCCAGTCGCCGCCAACCCGGTCGCCGACGCCCCGTCCTGCGTGCCGATCCGCCTTTCCGACGTCGGCTGGACGGACGCCGAAGCCGTCACAGCCGTCGCCGTGCGGCTGTTCGATGCGTTGGGGTACCGGCCGCAGGCCCCGATGCTGACGCTGACGATGACCTATATCGCCATGCGCGACCGGCGGGTCGACGTGTTCCTGAGCAATTGGGAACCGTCCGGCCATCTCGCGATCGCACCCTTTCTGGCCGATGGCAGCGTGCAGCGCATCGCGACCAATCTGTCCGGCGCGCATTACACGCTGGCGGTGCCCGATTATGTCTGGAACGCCGGATTGCGCGATTACAAGGATATCGCCGCCTGGGGCCGGCGGCTGGGCTACATGATTTTCGGGCTGGAAGCGGGCAATGACGGAAACGCGCTCGTCCTGGCCATAATCCGCGGCAACCAGTTCAATCTGGGCCGTTTCCGCCTGGTCGAAAGCAGCGAACAGGGCATGCTGTCGCAACTCGACCGCGACGTGCAGAGCCGCCGGCCGATCCTGTTCCTGGGCTGGGAGCCGCATCCGATGAACATGCGCTTTCCGATCCGCTATCTGACCGGGGGCGAGTCCGTGTTCGGGCCGGATGGCGGCGCCTCGGTCCATACCGTGATCCGCGCCGGCTACGGCGCAGCCTGCCCGAACGCGGTCCGCCTGCTGTCGCGCATCCATTTTACCATCCAGGACGAAAACACGATGATGCAGGCGATCCAGCGCGACCGCATCGACCCGTCCATCGTCGCCTGGCGCTGGCTGCGCGATCATCCGGCCGCATGGTCCGGATGGCTCGATGACGTCGTCACGCGTGACGGTCGCCCGGGGCGCCCGGCGGTGGCGGCAATGCTGGGGCGGCGGCCCGGGGGGTGA
- the betC gene encoding choline-sulfatase, translated as MRERPDILILMADQLKAAALSAYGGRVAKTPHLDALAAGGVVFENAYCNVPLCAPSRAVFMSGRLASRIGAYDNAAEFPSQTPTFAHHLRLAGYETILAGKMHFCGPDQLHGFETRLTTDIYPADFNWTPDWTRFDERPEWYHTMNSVTEAGRCVRTNQIDFDEEVTFSARQKLYDLARDPDRRPFAMVVSLTHPHDPFTIPDPWWSRYSDAEIDMPAVPAQAGDPHAARLHHVNGMALQPVTEAQVRAARRAYYGACSFVDDAFGRILGTLRDTGLDRDTIVIVIADHGEMLGERGQWYKMSFFDDSCRIPMIVSAPDRFAPRRVRACVSLVDLLPTLCDLADRSDLLPGEGRSLLPYCTGHDDDGLALGEYTAEGAIAPIVMIRRGQWKFVHCPADPDQLYDLRADPREIRNLAADPAHRALCDAFLAEIGRRWDLAGLHADVLMSQRRRRLVAEALRQGAPPAWDHQPTRDARMLYIRSHMDLEILERRARFPAPVRPDPADGQS; from the coding sequence ATGCGCGAACGTCCCGATATCCTGATCCTGATGGCAGACCAGTTGAAGGCCGCCGCCCTGTCCGCCTATGGCGGCAGGGTGGCGAAGACGCCGCATCTGGACGCGCTGGCGGCCGGCGGCGTCGTGTTCGAAAACGCCTATTGCAACGTCCCCCTGTGCGCGCCGTCCCGCGCGGTCTTCATGAGCGGCCGGCTGGCGTCGCGGATCGGGGCCTATGACAACGCCGCCGAATTCCCGTCCCAGACGCCGACCTTCGCCCATCATCTGCGCCTGGCGGGTTACGAGACCATCCTGGCCGGCAAGATGCATTTTTGCGGCCCCGACCAGTTGCACGGCTTCGAAACCCGGCTGACGACCGACATCTATCCCGCCGACTTCAACTGGACCCCGGACTGGACGCGTTTCGACGAGCGGCCGGAATGGTACCACACCATGAATTCGGTAACCGAGGCCGGGCGGTGCGTGCGCACCAACCAGATCGATTTCGACGAAGAGGTCACGTTCAGCGCCCGGCAGAAACTGTACGACCTGGCGCGCGATCCCGATCGCAGGCCCTTCGCCATGGTGGTTTCGCTGACTCATCCGCACGACCCGTTCACCATCCCCGATCCCTGGTGGAGCCGGTATAGCGACGCCGAAATCGACATGCCCGCCGTCCCGGCGCAGGCCGGCGACCCGCATGCCGCCCGGCTGCATCATGTCAACGGCATGGCGCTGCAGCCGGTGACCGAGGCGCAGGTCCGCGCCGCGCGCCGCGCCTATTACGGCGCCTGCTCCTTCGTCGACGATGCGTTCGGCCGGATTCTCGGCACGCTGCGCGATACCGGACTGGACCGCGATACGATCGTGATCGTGATTGCCGATCACGGCGAAATGCTGGGCGAACGCGGCCAATGGTACAAAATGAGTTTCTTCGACGATTCCTGCCGCATCCCGATGATCGTCAGCGCGCCGGACCGTTTCGCCCCCCGCCGGGTGCGGGCCTGCGTGTCCCTGGTCGACCTGCTGCCCACGCTGTGCGATCTGGCGGACCGGTCCGATCTCCTGCCCGGCGAGGGCCGGTCGCTGCTGCCCTATTGCACGGGCCATGATGATGACGGGCTGGCGCTGGGCGAATATACCGCCGAGGGCGCGATCGCCCCGATCGTCATGATCCGGCGCGGGCAGTGGAAATTCGTGCATTGTCCGGCCGATCCGGATCAATTGTACGATCTTCGGGCCGATCCGCGCGAAATCCGCAACCTGGCGGCCGATCCGGCGCATCGCGCGCTGTGCGACGCCTTCCTGGCCGAAATCGGACGGCGATGGGACCTGGCGGGGTTGCATGCCGATGTGCTCATGTCGCAGCGCCGCCGCCGGCTGGTGGCCGAGGCACTGCGCCAGGGCGCGCCGCCCGCCTGGGACCATCAGCCCACGCGCGATGCGCGCATGCTCTATATCCGCAGCCACATGGACCTGGAAATCCTCGAACGGCGCGCGCGTTTTCCGGCGCCGGTCCGGCCGGACCCGGCGGACGGACAAAGCTGA
- a CDS encoding TonB-dependent receptor domain-containing protein has translation MKKIRILPAFYTLLLATSSHVAWAAKRHKADTAHPAASSHRMDRGTRPARRIVAARPETFSVVGLRKARATSVVVGQDLIAKSVPGTNPLKVLAQMPGVMFQSDDPQGLDTWSNQFYMHGFFQNQIGMTLDGIPLGDQEFHSMNGLNSVAAISSENVARMEATMSAGAEDTASTSNLGGAVAFHSSDPSHKMGAKIVQTFGSNNTFHTYLRGDSGDLDAQGSRFYMSYLRNDMDKWKGGANQFSQQVNAKFVQPVGESSSVSAYFDWTDFELYNYQDMSFDMLKNGGYDIDNFIGTPNGYAKAYRSALSLNGLPGGALPPGYTKMSDPWDASYYDGATLERDYLGGMNFHFLLTDRLSWDSVIYGHGQYMRGTWASPYMSSPNGAPLFDQMTLQHSQRGGFTTALHYDVAHNHISTGIWYEGLHTDIGRWAFQEPLLGQGSPVNSLGSLPAPFARLWREQINSNSFTGFAEDTYSPLSNLALHFGFRALLQTARAGDTQNLQSYTGTNALASGSITTAKAFLPHISADWHFLRQHEAFFDITENVKSYPIAAYKQGASPFALSQSTFDQLQKQGGLKPETDWNYAVGYRFTDRLVQASLYAYHTDFKNRLQQITSGTIVNPVSTVANVGGVTMNGIDAGLIVTPLRGLSIYNSVSYNHATYDDNLAEPGIVYHLKGQQVVSYPRLMYKNSLSYAWRDFDAHFDTTYMGTRNFSYTGDMKVPHYWLESLGARYHLGRGYGVARDLTFEFNVYNLTNVKYISTMGENGLPMTGDYQSFLVGAPRQFFGTIRAGF, from the coding sequence ATGAAAAAGATCAGGATTCTCCCGGCATTCTATACGTTGCTCCTGGCAACGTCATCGCATGTGGCCTGGGCCGCGAAGAGGCACAAGGCCGATACCGCGCATCCCGCAGCATCGTCGCACCGTATGGACCGGGGTACGCGGCCTGCGCGCCGCATCGTCGCCGCGCGGCCCGAAACATTCAGCGTGGTGGGATTGCGCAAGGCGCGGGCGACATCGGTCGTGGTGGGGCAGGACCTGATCGCGAAATCCGTGCCGGGCACCAATCCGCTGAAAGTGCTCGCCCAGATGCCGGGCGTGATGTTCCAGTCCGACGACCCCCAGGGGCTGGATACCTGGTCCAACCAGTTTTACATGCACGGATTCTTCCAGAATCAGATCGGCATGACGCTGGACGGAATTCCGCTGGGTGATCAGGAATTCCACAGCATGAACGGCCTGAATTCGGTGGCGGCCATCAGTTCCGAAAATGTCGCGCGCATGGAAGCGACGATGAGCGCGGGGGCGGAAGATACCGCATCGACCAGCAATCTCGGTGGCGCGGTGGCGTTCCATTCCTCCGACCCCAGCCACAAGATGGGCGCGAAGATCGTCCAGACCTTCGGCAGCAACAATACGTTCCATACCTATCTGCGCGGAGATTCCGGCGATCTCGACGCCCAGGGATCGCGTTTCTACATGTCCTATCTGCGCAACGACATGGATAAATGGAAAGGCGGCGCCAATCAGTTCTCGCAGCAGGTCAACGCCAAGTTCGTCCAGCCGGTCGGAGAATCCAGCTCGGTCTCGGCCTATTTCGACTGGACCGATTTCGAACTCTACAATTACCAGGACATGTCCTTCGACATGCTGAAGAACGGCGGATATGACATAGACAATTTCATCGGAACGCCGAACGGCTATGCCAAGGCCTATCGTTCCGCGCTGTCGCTGAACGGCCTTCCGGGCGGCGCGCTGCCGCCGGGTTATACGAAAATGTCCGATCCGTGGGACGCATCCTATTATGACGGCGCGACGCTCGAGCGCGACTATCTCGGCGGCATGAATTTCCATTTCCTGCTGACGGACCGGCTGAGCTGGGACAGCGTCATATACGGGCACGGACAATATATGCGCGGCACCTGGGCCAGCCCCTATATGTCCTCGCCCAACGGGGCGCCGCTGTTCGACCAGATGACGCTCCAGCACAGCCAGCGCGGCGGCTTCACCACCGCCCTGCATTATGATGTCGCGCATAATCACATCAGCACCGGCATCTGGTACGAAGGGCTCCACACCGATATCGGCCGCTGGGCATTCCAGGAACCGTTGCTGGGGCAGGGATCGCCCGTCAACTCGCTGGGGTCGCTGCCCGCGCCGTTCGCGCGACTCTGGCGGGAACAGATCAACTCCAACAGCTTCACCGGCTTCGCCGAGGACACCTACAGCCCGCTGTCCAACCTGGCGCTGCATTTCGGCTTCCGCGCCCTGTTGCAGACGGCGCGGGCGGGCGACACGCAGAATCTCCAATCCTATACCGGCACCAACGCGCTCGCCTCCGGTTCGATCACGACCGCCAAAGCATTCCTGCCCCATATCAGCGCGGACTGGCATTTCCTCAGGCAGCACGAAGCGTTCTTCGATATCACCGAAAATGTGAAATCCTATCCGATCGCCGCCTACAAGCAGGGGGCGTCGCCCTTCGCGCTGAGCCAGAGCACCTTCGACCAGCTCCAGAAACAGGGCGGGCTGAAGCCGGAAACCGACTGGAACTACGCCGTCGGCTATCGTTTCACCGACCGGCTCGTGCAGGCGTCGCTCTATGCCTATCACACGGATTTCAAGAATCGCCTGCAACAGATCACGTCCGGCACGATCGTCAATCCGGTCTCCACCGTGGCGAATGTCGGCGGCGTGACCATGAACGGCATCGATGCGGGCCTGATCGTAACGCCGCTCCGGGGGCTGTCGATCTATAACAGCGTCAGCTACAACCACGCCACCTACGACGACAACCTGGCCGAGCCCGGCATCGTCTATCACCTCAAGGGTCAGCAGGTCGTGTCCTATCCGCGGCTGATGTACAAGAACAGCCTGTCCTACGCCTGGCGCGACTTCGATGCGCATTTCGACACGACCTATATGGGAACCAGGAATTTCAGCTATACGGGCGACATGAAGGTCCCCCATTACTGGCTGGAATCCCTGGGCGCGCGCTATCATCTGGGCAGGGGATACGGCGTCGCCAGGGACCTGACGTTCGAATTCAATGTCTACAACCTGACCAACGTCAAATACATCTCCACGATGGGCGAGAACGGACTGCCGATGACCGGCGATTACCAATCCTTCCTGGTCGGCGCGCCGCGTCAGTTTTTCGGCACCATCCGCGCGGGATTCTGA